From one Drosophila subpulchrella strain 33 F10 #4 breed RU33 chromosome 3L, RU_Dsub_v1.1 Primary Assembly, whole genome shotgun sequence genomic stretch:
- the LOC119552524 gene encoding venom protease produces the protein MKTMMLHLRHWPLVLAIASCLIFTAATTTTTATATPATPATPATSTATSSLSSIPGKYQALGAAHHQSKKLKIGAVNASSSDANANANKPVFRQNPIKNWFGAFNRNNSPAAQNQTSPTCSCRCGERNDESRIVGGTTTGVSEYPWMARLSYFNRFYCGGTLINDRYVLTAAHCVKGFMWFMIKVTFGEHDRCNDKERPETRFVLRAFSQKFSFSNFDNDIALLRLNDRVPITSFIRPICLPRVEQRQDLFVGTKAIATGWGTLKEDGKPSCLLQEVEVPVLDNDECVAQTNYTQKMITKNMMCSGYPGVGMRDSCQGDSGGPLVRLRPDDKRFEQIGIVSWGNGCARPNYPGVYTRVTKYLDWIVENSRDGCFCDEDY, from the exons ATGAAGACGATGATGCTCCACTTACGTCACTGGCCACTCGTGTTGGCCATCGCTTCCTGCCTGATTttcacagcagcaacaactacgacaacagcaacagcaacaccagcgacaccagcaacaccagcaacatcaacagcaacatcatcTTTATCCTCCATTCCGGGCAAATATCAAGCCTTGGGTGCAGCCCACCATCAGTCAAAGAAGCTGAAAATCGGAGCCGTCAACGCTTCCTCCTCGGATGCCAATGCCAATGCCAATAAACCTGTATTCCGGCAAAATCCGATCAAGAATTGGTTCGGTGCCTTCAATCGCAATAATTCGCCGGCAGCTCAGAACCAAACATCGCCGACATGTTCCTGCAG ATGCGGAGAGCGCAATGACGAGTCGAGGATCGTGGGCGGCACGACGACGGGCGTCAGCGAGTACCCATGGATGGCGCGGCTGAGCTACTTCAACAGGTTCTACTGTGGCGGGACCCTGATCAACGATCGCTACGTGCTGACGGCTGCGCACTGCGTCAAGGGTTTCATGTGGTTCATGATCAAGGTGACCTTCGGCGAGCACGACCGTTGCAACGACAAGGAGCGCCCGGAAACCCGCTTTGTGCTGCGCGCCTTCAGCCAGAAGTTCAGCTTCTCGAACTTCGACAATGATATAGCCCTACTTCGTCTGAATGACCGGGTGCCGATCACCAGTTTTATACGACCGATCTGCCTTCCGCGTGTGGAGCAGCGTCAGGATTTATTTGTCGGCACAAAGGCCATAGCCACCGGTTGGGGAACTCTTAAGGAGGATGGAAAACCCTCGTGTTTGCTGCAGGAGGTCGAGGTTCCTGTCCTCGACAACGACGAATGCGTTGCCCAGACGAACTACACCCAGAAAATGATCACCAAGAACATGATGTGCTCGGGTTATCCGGGCGTTGGAATGCGAGACAGTTGTCAGGGCGATTCCGGCGGTCCGCTGGTGCGTCTCCGACCAGATGACAAACGCTTCGAACAGATTGGAATCGTTTCCTGGGGTAATGGCTGTGCTAGGCCCAATTATCCCGGGGTCTACACCCGGGTCACCAAATATCTGGACTGGATTGTGGAGAACTCGCGGGACGGCTGCTTCTGCGACGAGGATTACTGA